One window of the Thermasporomyces composti genome contains the following:
- a CDS encoding NfeD family protein, whose amino-acid sequence MDAWVVWLIIALLLGVAELVTLTLYLGLAAVAALVAMLVASTGVSSGFQFIAFTVSAILLIVFVRPLAQHALRRAPVLRSGVSALVGREALVVSEVTRHSGRVRIGGEEWTARPYDSSLVIPPGTTVDVFAIEGATALVHPQEDPWSR is encoded by the coding sequence ATGGATGCGTGGGTCGTCTGGTTGATCATCGCACTGCTCCTCGGGGTTGCCGAGCTCGTCACCTTGACGCTCTACCTCGGTCTCGCCGCGGTCGCCGCATTGGTCGCGATGCTGGTCGCGAGCACTGGCGTGAGCAGTGGATTCCAGTTCATCGCGTTCACCGTCAGCGCGATCCTTCTCATCGTCTTCGTCCGCCCACTCGCTCAGCACGCGCTCCGTCGAGCTCCGGTGCTGCGCTCGGGTGTCTCCGCGCTCGTCGGACGCGAGGCACTCGTCGTGAGCGAAGTCACCAGGCACTCCGGCCGAGTCCGCATCGGCGGGGAGGAGTGGACCGCGCGTCCGTACGACTCCTCGCTCGTCATCCCGCCGGGGACGACGGTGGATGTCTTCGCCATCGAGGGCGCGACCGCGCTTGTACACCCCCAGGAGGACCCATGGTCGAGGTAG
- a CDS encoding hemerythrin domain-containing protein, with protein sequence MVELAGVRRRHEEFGEAVEALRETADQMEEGTTLELWDRLTNAVGFLNHELLPYAAVEEEILYPALAVAADAATPVDVLRAEQLEIRRLTNELDEARRGLPLGEGGAWSKVRSVLYGLHAVARMHFRIQDEVVLPLLEAELDPRSAEQLDDAIRAVAHTAGRSPVYESLT encoded by the coding sequence ATGGTCGAACTGGCTGGTGTGCGCCGTAGGCACGAGGAGTTCGGTGAGGCTGTCGAAGCGCTGCGCGAGACAGCTGACCAGATGGAGGAGGGAACGACCCTCGAGCTCTGGGACCGCCTCACCAACGCGGTCGGCTTCCTCAATCACGAGCTGCTGCCGTACGCGGCGGTGGAGGAAGAGATCCTGTATCCCGCGCTCGCCGTCGCCGCCGACGCCGCCACGCCTGTCGACGTCCTGCGCGCGGAGCAGCTGGAGATCAGGCGGTTGACGAATGAGCTGGACGAGGCACGCCGTGGCTTGCCTCTGGGTGAGGGTGGTGCCTGGTCCAAAGTGCGCTCGGTCCTGTATGGCCTGCACGCTGTGGCGCGCATGCACTTCCGCATCCAGGACGAGGTCGTCTTGCCGCTGCTCGAGGCGGAGCTCGATCCTCGATCCGCTGAGCAGCTGGATGACGCGATCAGAGCGGTCGCCCACACCGCGGGTCGGTCGCCGGTGTACGAGAGTCTGACCTGA
- a CDS encoding response regulator produces MAIKVFLLDDHEVVRVGLRQLLEAEEDIEVVGEASTAAQARARVPALRPDVAVLDVRLPDGDGVTVCRDIRSSMDPPPACLMLTSFSDDEALFDAIMAGAAGYLLKQVSSTDLVGAVRRLATGESMLDPALTAAVLERLRRGPEQEDPRYASLTEQEKKILDLIAAGMTNRQIAQSMFLAEKTVKNYVSGMLRKLGMERRTEAAVFAVERARRERAARSQQQQHQQ; encoded by the coding sequence ATGGCCATCAAGGTCTTCCTGCTGGACGACCACGAGGTGGTCCGGGTCGGACTACGCCAGCTCCTCGAAGCCGAGGAGGACATCGAGGTCGTCGGTGAGGCGTCGACGGCCGCGCAGGCCCGCGCGCGCGTGCCAGCACTACGACCGGACGTCGCGGTGCTGGATGTGCGGCTTCCAGACGGAGACGGCGTGACCGTGTGCCGCGACATCCGGTCCTCGATGGACCCGCCGCCGGCATGTCTGATGCTCACCTCGTTCTCCGACGACGAGGCCCTCTTCGACGCGATCATGGCCGGCGCAGCGGGTTACCTGCTCAAGCAGGTCAGCAGCACGGATTTGGTCGGTGCCGTGCGTCGCCTCGCCACCGGCGAGTCGATGCTCGACCCGGCGTTGACCGCGGCGGTGCTCGAGCGGCTGCGACGCGGTCCGGAGCAGGAGGATCCGCGTTACGCCTCGCTGACCGAGCAGGAGAAGAAGATCCTTGACCTCATCGCCGCTGGTATGACGAACCGGCAGATCGCCCAGTCGATGTTCCTCGCCGAGAAGACGGTGAAGAACTACGTGTCCGGCATGCTCCGCAAGCTGGGCATGGAGCGCCGGACGGAGGCCGCGGTCTTCGCTGTCGAGCGCGCCCGCCGAGAGCGGGCGGCCCGGTCGCAGCAACAGCAGCATCAGCAATGA
- a CDS encoding universal stress protein: protein MGGGKRASVTVAVDGRPESWTALRWAIAEGWDRGGLLRLVHVAEAPVVDGWYQPHDYDAAAIAEAADRILAEAVVEARARSKGLPLDAVLADGDRADQLLAESERTDLLVLGARGGGRLAGAALGSVSSVVAARARCPVVIVRGIAGYPEGHVVVGVDGSPVTDAVLAFAFDHASRHQLPLRAVLCWRPYAVSSLRRARSERQARQHRLRAAEAMAEAMAAWQDKYPEVPVERYVLERHPVDGLIEESLRANLLVVGAHGRRGSGPVLGSVSQGVLHHATSPVAVVHAATCPGLATATAPEGSTTF from the coding sequence ATGGGTGGTGGGAAGCGAGCGTCGGTCACCGTCGCGGTGGATGGGCGGCCGGAGAGCTGGACCGCGCTGCGTTGGGCCATCGCTGAAGGATGGGACAGGGGCGGCCTGCTGCGGCTGGTCCACGTCGCTGAGGCCCCCGTGGTGGATGGGTGGTACCAGCCGCACGACTACGACGCCGCCGCGATCGCCGAAGCCGCCGACCGCATCCTCGCCGAAGCCGTCGTCGAGGCCCGTGCCCGTTCCAAGGGGTTGCCTCTCGACGCTGTGCTGGCCGACGGTGATCGCGCCGACCAGCTCCTGGCTGAGTCCGAGCGAACCGACCTGCTTGTCCTCGGGGCCCGCGGAGGAGGCCGGCTCGCTGGAGCCGCTCTCGGCTCGGTCAGCTCGGTGGTGGCAGCGCGGGCGCGCTGTCCGGTCGTGATCGTCCGTGGCATCGCAGGCTACCCGGAGGGACACGTCGTGGTCGGCGTTGACGGCAGTCCTGTCACCGATGCCGTTCTCGCGTTCGCCTTCGACCACGCCAGCCGCCACCAGCTGCCCCTGCGGGCCGTGCTGTGCTGGCGGCCGTACGCGGTGAGCTCGCTGCGCCGAGCCAGGTCCGAGCGCCAGGCGCGGCAGCATCGTCTCCGAGCCGCCGAGGCGATGGCGGAGGCGATGGCAGCCTGGCAGGACAAGTACCCCGAGGTCCCCGTCGAACGCTATGTCCTGGAACGCCATCCCGTGGACGGGCTGATCGAAGAGTCCCTCCGAGCGAACCTGCTCGTGGTCGGGGCGCATGGGCGACGAGGAAGCGGACCGGTGCTGGGCTCGGTGAGCCAAGGAGTCCTCCACCACGCGACCTCGCCGGTCGCGGTGGTCCACGCCGCGACATGTCCGGGTCTCGCCACGGCAACAGCGCCCGAAGGGTCGACGACCTTCTGA
- a CDS encoding GAF domain-containing sensor histidine kinase — protein MDELPGPGPGDAQIQHDLVLPDLSRLRLHTLLGELVDRADQLVENERRVHRLLEAVVSVSSSLSLPEVLHNFVRASCDLVGARYGAVGVIGADRTLQEFIHTGMSAEECERIGHLPSGKGILGLLIDEPRPIRLHDLREHPRSCGFPAGYPQMRSFLGVPILVRGLPFGNLYLTEKEGGGDFTDEDEEVVVALAAAAGIAIENARLYDLSRRRESWLLASTEITANLLSGASLGETLDLIVERARAVAGARVCLLALLEPEEDASDLIIKAAAGPGAEHLRNERLSTDGTAVGDVMRTRRPNVYSGDVAALGFADGSANSTHLKDGSVLLVPLASGPHTLGVLIVTRRDIQGAFEPPDMHMVTTFAGHAALALEFVRAQEERDRLAVFEERDRIARDLHDHVIQRLFAVGLGLQGISRQVDRVDVADRVVGYVRDLDSIIQEIRRTIFSLQERDNQCSLRAQVIEIAEEAGEALGFEPQVVLEGPLDTFVPDPMRPEILATLREALSNVVRHAHATRAEVLLRANVLHRSVELRVTDNGVGIPENPPRYSGLTNMAERATRLGGTFSVEPGPKGGTVLTLKVPLSP, from the coding sequence ATGGACGAACTGCCAGGTCCTGGTCCCGGGGATGCCCAGATTCAGCATGACCTGGTTCTGCCCGACCTAAGTCGGCTGCGCCTGCACACGTTGCTTGGCGAACTGGTCGATCGCGCCGATCAGCTCGTCGAGAACGAGCGCCGGGTCCACCGGCTGCTGGAGGCGGTCGTCTCGGTCTCGAGCAGCTTGTCCTTGCCTGAGGTACTCCACAACTTCGTCCGTGCCTCGTGCGACCTGGTAGGCGCCCGCTACGGTGCGGTCGGTGTGATCGGCGCCGACCGCACGCTGCAGGAGTTCATCCACACAGGGATGAGCGCGGAGGAATGCGAGCGCATCGGCCACCTGCCGAGCGGCAAGGGAATCTTGGGCCTCCTCATCGACGAGCCGCGCCCCATCCGCTTGCATGACCTCCGGGAGCACCCGCGCTCCTGTGGCTTCCCCGCCGGCTACCCGCAGATGCGGTCGTTCCTCGGCGTCCCCATCCTGGTGCGCGGCCTGCCCTTCGGGAACCTGTACTTGACCGAGAAGGAGGGTGGCGGAGACTTCACCGACGAGGACGAGGAGGTCGTGGTCGCGCTGGCGGCGGCCGCGGGAATCGCGATCGAGAACGCGCGGCTGTACGACCTGTCACGACGGCGCGAGAGCTGGCTGCTGGCGTCCACGGAGATCACCGCGAACCTGCTCAGCGGCGCGTCTCTCGGTGAGACCCTCGACTTGATCGTCGAGCGGGCACGAGCTGTCGCGGGAGCTCGCGTGTGTCTGCTGGCTCTGCTCGAACCAGAGGAGGACGCGAGCGACCTGATCATCAAGGCGGCCGCTGGGCCCGGCGCAGAGCATCTTCGCAACGAGCGGCTCTCCACAGACGGCACGGCGGTTGGCGACGTCATGCGCACGAGACGTCCGAACGTCTACAGCGGAGACGTCGCGGCCCTGGGGTTCGCCGATGGGAGCGCCAACTCCACACATCTGAAGGACGGGTCAGTGCTCCTGGTGCCGCTGGCCTCAGGTCCTCACACGCTTGGCGTCTTGATCGTGACCCGGCGCGACATCCAGGGTGCCTTCGAGCCGCCGGACATGCACATGGTGACGACCTTCGCCGGGCACGCTGCGCTCGCCTTGGAGTTCGTCCGTGCTCAGGAGGAGCGGGATCGACTCGCGGTGTTCGAAGAGCGCGACCGGATCGCTCGCGATCTCCACGACCACGTGATCCAGCGACTGTTCGCCGTCGGCCTCGGGCTCCAGGGAATCTCGCGGCAGGTGGATCGCGTCGACGTGGCCGACCGCGTCGTCGGCTACGTGCGTGACCTCGACTCGATCATCCAAGAGATCCGGCGGACCATCTTCTCCCTGCAGGAGCGCGACAACCAGTGCAGCCTGCGAGCCCAGGTCATCGAGATCGCCGAGGAGGCCGGAGAAGCCCTGGGCTTCGAGCCGCAGGTCGTCCTCGAAGGCCCGCTCGACACGTTCGTGCCGGACCCCATGCGCCCGGAGATCCTGGCGACGCTACGGGAAGCGCTCAGCAACGTGGTCCGGCACGCCCACGCCACCCGAGCCGAGGTCCTGCTCCGCGCCAACGTCCTCCATCGCAGCGTCGAGCTGCGGGTGACAGACAACGGCGTCGGTATCCCCGAGAATCCGCCGCGCTACAGCGGCCTGACGAACATGGCCGAACGCGCCACACGCCTCGGAGGCACCTTCTCGGTCGAACCGGGTCCGAAGGGCGGGACAGTCCTGACCCTGAAGGTTCCGCTCTCGCCGTGA
- the egtB gene encoding ergothioneine biosynthesis protein EgtB, with protein sequence MNETEPLTSSDAPTETDTERLRELLAGELERVRARSFALTTRVLDEDELVKQHSRLMSPLVWDLAHVGNYEELWLLRAAVGVAPMRPEIDHLYNAFEHPRAERPSLPLLDPTEAEDYIGLVRRKVLDSLASVRFSPDKPLLADGFVYRMVIQHEHQHDETMLATHQLRRGEPVLLGTDPPPVPRVTAPTPAEVLVEAGEFVMGTSTDPWAYDNERPAHVVNLPAFWIDTTPVCNAEYVAFVEDGGYDNPRWWSPAGWEWRQRSNKRTPAFWLRSDGEWFRRRFGRVEPLPMDEPVQHVCWYEAEAYARWAGKRLPTEQEWEKAASWDPVRKVKYRYPWGDEQAGAEHANLGQVRLQPTPVGSFPRGASPVGALQMVGDVWEWTSTSFTGYPGFRAFPYREYSEVFFGSKYKVLRGGSWATDPTACRTTFRNWDFPIRRQIFVGFRCARDA encoded by the coding sequence ATGAACGAGACCGAACCGCTCACGTCCTCCGACGCGCCGACTGAGACCGACACCGAGCGACTCAGGGAGCTCCTCGCCGGCGAGCTGGAGCGAGTCCGCGCCCGCAGCTTCGCCCTCACCACCCGGGTCTTGGACGAGGACGAGCTGGTCAAGCAGCACTCGCGTCTGATGTCGCCGCTGGTCTGGGATCTCGCCCACGTGGGCAACTACGAGGAGCTGTGGCTGCTGCGTGCCGCGGTCGGCGTCGCTCCGATGCGCCCCGAGATCGACCACTTGTACAACGCCTTCGAGCATCCTCGGGCGGAGCGGCCTTCACTTCCGTTGCTCGACCCGACCGAGGCGGAGGACTACATCGGCCTGGTCCGCCGGAAGGTGCTCGACTCCTTGGCGAGTGTTCGCTTCTCCCCGGACAAGCCGCTCCTCGCCGACGGCTTCGTCTACCGGATGGTGATCCAACACGAGCACCAGCACGACGAGACCATGCTCGCCACCCACCAACTACGCCGCGGCGAACCGGTCCTGCTCGGCACCGACCCGCCGCCCGTTCCCCGCGTGACGGCGCCGACGCCCGCGGAGGTGCTGGTCGAGGCCGGCGAGTTCGTCATGGGCACGTCGACCGACCCGTGGGCCTACGACAACGAGCGCCCCGCCCACGTCGTCAATCTCCCGGCGTTCTGGATCGACACCACCCCGGTCTGCAACGCCGAGTACGTCGCCTTCGTCGAGGACGGCGGATACGACAACCCGCGGTGGTGGTCGCCGGCCGGTTGGGAGTGGCGGCAACGGTCGAACAAGCGCACCCCGGCCTTCTGGCTGCGATCCGACGGCGAGTGGTTCCGGCGCAGGTTCGGCCGCGTCGAGCCCTTGCCGATGGACGAGCCGGTGCAGCACGTGTGCTGGTACGAGGCGGAGGCCTACGCGCGCTGGGCCGGCAAGCGACTGCCGACCGAGCAGGAGTGGGAGAAGGCGGCGTCCTGGGATCCGGTGCGGAAGGTCAAGTACCGCTACCCCTGGGGTGACGAGCAGGCCGGAGCCGAGCACGCCAACCTCGGCCAGGTCCGTCTTCAGCCGACTCCGGTGGGCTCGTTCCCGCGCGGAGCCTCGCCGGTCGGGGCACTCCAGATGGTGGGCGACGTCTGGGAGTGGACGTCCACGTCCTTCACCGGCTATCCCGGCTTTCGGGCGTTCCCGTATCGGGAGTACTCCGAGGTGTTCTTCGGCTCCAAGTACAAGGTGCTGCGCGGCGGCTCGTGGGCGACCGATCCCACTGCCTGTCGAACCACGTTCCGCAACTGGGACTTCCCCATCCGCCGGCAGATCTTCGTCGGCTTCCGCTGCGCTCGCGACGCCTGA
- the egtA gene encoding ergothioneine biosynthesis glutamate--cysteine ligase EgtA produces MAGARQLSTSEDVHRYVATTCFPTGPAVTVGVELEWFVIAPSDPSRHVPLDAIRSVLDHAEPLPGGSRVSFEPGGQLELSSPAAPGVVACWKGVTADLEHVEAALAASGLALLGTGTDPVRRPRRQVFNPRYDTMEAYFDRRGPAGRVMMCGTAALQVNLDVGVDCADVARRWRLLHAIGPTLVAAFANSSRHAGRDTGWKSTRQAVWLRLDPPRTRPPEGANPVRAWTDYALDAPLMVRWLSDGRRRTDPGLTFRQWVESVDTRPTTEDLAYHLTTLFPPVRPRGWFEVRYLDAQSTAYWPVPLAVLSALVDDPAVGDRVEAAVEPVRDAWEEAARDGLASPALARAARVCFDAALDQLTTSNADPALISLVESYTDRYVARGRSPADDVRSSACAETTGSRRAWRSEATTKAGGDGEAAKTGIHREDPDERDRTAHVLRRAD; encoded by the coding sequence GTGGCCGGGGCGAGACAGCTGAGCACGAGCGAGGACGTCCATCGGTACGTCGCGACCACCTGCTTCCCCACCGGCCCGGCTGTCACGGTGGGTGTCGAACTGGAGTGGTTCGTCATCGCTCCGTCCGATCCGAGCCGCCATGTCCCGCTGGACGCCATCCGCTCGGTCCTCGACCATGCCGAACCCTTGCCGGGTGGGAGCCGCGTGAGCTTCGAACCTGGCGGTCAGCTCGAGCTGAGCTCCCCAGCCGCGCCAGGAGTCGTGGCCTGCTGGAAAGGCGTGACAGCCGACCTCGAGCACGTCGAGGCCGCGCTCGCCGCCAGCGGACTCGCGTTGCTGGGGACGGGCACCGACCCGGTGCGACGTCCGCGACGCCAGGTCTTCAACCCGCGCTACGACACGATGGAGGCCTACTTCGACCGGCGCGGCCCGGCTGGCAGGGTCATGATGTGCGGCACGGCGGCCCTCCAGGTCAATCTGGACGTCGGAGTCGACTGCGCGGACGTCGCCCGCCGCTGGCGGCTCCTCCACGCCATCGGACCGACGCTCGTCGCCGCGTTCGCCAACTCGTCGCGACACGCCGGACGCGACACCGGCTGGAAGTCAACCCGACAGGCGGTGTGGCTACGCCTCGATCCTCCTCGAACACGCCCGCCTGAGGGCGCGAACCCTGTGCGCGCCTGGACCGACTACGCGCTCGACGCACCTCTCATGGTGCGTTGGCTCTCCGACGGACGCCGCCGAACCGATCCCGGACTCACCTTCCGGCAGTGGGTCGAGAGCGTCGACACGCGACCCACCACCGAGGACCTCGCCTACCACCTCACCACCCTCTTTCCACCGGTACGGCCCCGCGGCTGGTTCGAGGTCCGCTACCTCGACGCTCAATCGACCGCGTACTGGCCGGTTCCGCTGGCGGTGCTGAGCGCGCTGGTCGACGACCCAGCGGTGGGCGACCGGGTCGAGGCCGCTGTCGAGCCGGTGCGGGACGCCTGGGAGGAAGCCGCGCGAGACGGTCTGGCCTCCCCGGCCCTCGCGCGCGCCGCCCGAGTCTGCTTCGACGCCGCGCTCGACCAGCTGACCACCTCGAACGCCGATCCGGCGCTCATCTCGCTCGTCGAGTCCTACACCGACCGCTACGTGGCCCGAGGCCGCAGCCCGGCCGACGACGTCCGCTCTTCCGCGTGCGCCGAGACCACCGGGTCCCGACGCGCGTGGCGGTCGGAGGCCACCACGAAGGCGGGCGGTGACGGGGAGGCCGCGAAGACCGGGATCCACAGGGAGGACCCAGATGAACGAGACCGAACCGCTCACGTCCTCCGACGCGCCGACTGA
- a CDS encoding acyl-CoA dehydrogenase family protein: MTSGSRPLDPSDLLDLRDLLSDEERAVQQTVRRFLDEAAHPFVAEWFETGRFPTHLIPRLGELGLLGMRLTDYGGAGANAVSYGLACLELEAADSALRSFVSVQGSLAMEALWRYGSTEQKDHWLPRLASGEAVGCFGLTEPDHGSDPSAMRTTARRNGQGWVLNGTKMWITNGGIADVAVVWARTDDGIKGFCVPRDTPGFTTRDLRGKLSLRASVTSELIFDQCRLPHDAELPKARGLRAPLSCLNEARYGIIWGALGAARTCFETALRYAREREQFGKPIGAFQLTQEKLVDMAVELNRGLLLALHLGRLKDQGRLRPEQVSMGKLSNVRAALHIARTARTILGANGISSEYPVLRHANNLESVRTYEGTDEIHTLILGEAITGLSAFR; encoded by the coding sequence ATGACCAGCGGTTCCCGACCACTCGACCCGTCCGACCTGTTGGACCTCCGCGACCTGCTCAGCGACGAGGAACGAGCGGTCCAGCAGACGGTTCGACGGTTTCTCGACGAGGCCGCTCACCCCTTCGTGGCGGAGTGGTTCGAGACAGGGCGCTTTCCTACGCACCTCATCCCCCGGCTCGGTGAGCTCGGCCTGCTCGGTATGCGACTGACCGACTACGGCGGTGCCGGCGCCAACGCGGTGAGCTATGGGCTTGCCTGCTTGGAGCTGGAAGCGGCCGACAGCGCGTTGCGCAGCTTCGTCTCCGTGCAGGGCTCCCTCGCCATGGAGGCGCTGTGGCGGTACGGCTCGACCGAGCAGAAGGATCATTGGTTACCTCGGCTCGCCTCGGGCGAGGCGGTCGGCTGCTTCGGCCTCACCGAACCCGACCACGGCAGCGATCCGAGTGCGATGCGAACGACCGCCCGGCGCAACGGCCAGGGCTGGGTGTTGAACGGCACCAAGATGTGGATCACCAACGGCGGCATCGCCGACGTCGCCGTGGTGTGGGCCAGAACCGATGACGGGATCAAGGGCTTCTGCGTCCCGCGGGATACCCCAGGGTTCACCACCAGGGATCTACGCGGCAAGCTCTCCTTGCGCGCCTCGGTCACCTCCGAGCTCATCTTCGACCAGTGCCGTCTCCCGCACGATGCGGAGCTGCCCAAGGCGCGGGGCCTGCGGGCGCCGTTGTCGTGCCTGAACGAGGCGAGGTACGGGATCATCTGGGGCGCGCTGGGCGCCGCTCGCACCTGCTTCGAGACTGCCCTGCGCTACGCCCGGGAACGCGAGCAGTTCGGCAAGCCGATCGGCGCGTTCCAGCTGACCCAGGAGAAGCTCGTCGACATGGCGGTGGAGCTCAACAGAGGTCTGCTGCTGGCGCTACACCTCGGTCGCCTCAAGGACCAAGGTCGACTCCGGCCTGAGCAGGTGAGCATGGGCAAGCTCAGCAACGTTCGCGCCGCACTCCACATCGCCCGGACGGCTCGCACCATCCTGGGCGCGAACGGAATCTCGTCGGAGTACCCCGTCCTCCGCCATGCCAACAACCTGGAGTCGGTCCGAACCTACGAAGGCACGGACGAGATCCACACGCTGATCCTCGGGGAGGCGATCACCGGGCTCAGCGCGTTCCGCTGA
- a CDS encoding universal stress protein, whose amino-acid sequence MSRRPPLGGVVVGVNDGSSARGALTWAAHAARARGLPLVVCHAYGTDETGASLELACAARNRALRTARYGVEVAESAAPGVTATAWAEEGSPAQVLVDACVDPSMIVVGYRAHGVVAAQVLAILAAGPRGPRCPVAVVPPRVGGLRRLSANRSGRAGGPVIAVVTGGDADWDVLRVAAAEAEMRKANLVELRSGRGLRRGPLPTVPKHAELLVVGMPLQVASELLPRPGRDARTGGNELSLAAVLGYGALRRSGPPVLLVPIRSGSRQLTDRERYGSGVAAKALASAEDRLVPTQHRW is encoded by the coding sequence ATGAGCAGGCGTCCGCCGCTGGGCGGGGTTGTCGTAGGGGTGAATGACGGGTCGTCGGCTCGTGGTGCGCTCACGTGGGCCGCTCACGCGGCGCGAGCCCGCGGCCTTCCCCTCGTGGTCTGTCACGCCTACGGAACCGACGAGACGGGGGCGAGCTTGGAGCTGGCCTGCGCCGCTCGCAATCGGGCGCTGCGCACCGCACGTTACGGAGTGGAAGTCGCCGAGTCGGCAGCTCCCGGCGTGACCGCGACGGCGTGGGCGGAGGAAGGTAGTCCTGCGCAGGTCTTGGTTGACGCGTGTGTCGACCCGTCGATGATCGTCGTGGGTTACCGCGCTCATGGTGTGGTCGCCGCGCAGGTGCTGGCGATCCTCGCCGCAGGACCACGGGGGCCACGGTGCCCAGTCGCCGTGGTACCTCCTCGGGTCGGTGGGCTGCGGCGGCTGTCGGCGAACCGGAGCGGTCGGGCCGGTGGTCCGGTCATCGCGGTGGTCACGGGAGGCGACGCGGACTGGGACGTGCTTCGAGTCGCCGCCGCCGAGGCGGAGATGCGGAAGGCGAATCTGGTTGAACTACGGTCGGGTCGCGGGCTCCGCCGCGGACCGCTGCCGACCGTGCCGAAACATGCCGAGCTGCTCGTCGTGGGTATGCCGCTGCAGGTCGCATCGGAGCTTCTCCCGCGGCCTGGCCGGGACGCACGGACGGGCGGGAACGAGCTGTCGTTGGCTGCGGTGCTCGGCTACGGGGCACTCCGTCGCTCCGGTCCGCCTGTCCTGCTCGTCCCGATCCGCAGTGGTAGTCGGCAGTTGACTGATCGAGAGCGGTATGGATCAGGTGTGGCGGCGAAGGCGTTGGCGTCGGCTGAGGATCGTCTGGTGCCGACACAGCACAGATGGTGA
- a CDS encoding SPFH domain-containing protein gives MVEVVAWIAVALAVIFIGLRTIRIVPQARAGNVERLGRYYRTLDAGLNVVIPFVDRVRPLIDLREQVVSFDPQPVITEDNLVVHIDTVLYFQVTDPRAAQYEIANYIQAIEQLTVTTLRNVIGGLDLEKTLTSREHINDTLRGILDEASGKWGIRVNRVELKAIDPPPSVKESMERQMRADREKRAAILTAEGVRQSKILTAEGEKQSAILTAEGDQQAAVLRANGQAQAIDQVFQAVHRNDPDPKLLAYQYLQALPQIAAGSGSTFVIIPGEVTAALQAVTKAFTASVPQQRTAEPATAQPSVDQRT, from the coding sequence ATGGTCGAGGTAGTGGCCTGGATCGCTGTGGCGCTCGCGGTGATCTTCATCGGCCTTCGCACGATCCGCATCGTCCCTCAGGCGCGCGCCGGCAACGTCGAACGGCTCGGCCGCTACTACCGCACGCTGGATGCCGGCCTGAACGTCGTCATCCCGTTCGTCGACCGCGTCCGTCCGTTGATCGACTTGCGCGAGCAGGTGGTCTCGTTCGATCCCCAGCCGGTGATCACCGAGGACAACCTGGTCGTGCACATCGATACGGTGCTCTACTTCCAGGTCACCGACCCGCGTGCCGCTCAGTACGAGATCGCCAACTACATCCAGGCCATCGAGCAGCTCACCGTCACCACCTTGCGGAACGTGATCGGCGGGCTGGACCTGGAGAAGACCCTCACCTCGCGGGAGCACATCAACGACACCCTTCGCGGTATCCTCGACGAGGCGTCGGGCAAGTGGGGTATTCGGGTCAACCGCGTGGAGCTGAAGGCCATCGACCCACCGCCGTCGGTCAAGGAGTCGATGGAGCGCCAGATGCGCGCGGACCGTGAGAAGCGAGCCGCGATCCTGACCGCGGAGGGCGTCCGCCAGTCGAAGATCCTGACCGCCGAGGGTGAGAAGCAGAGCGCCATCCTCACCGCCGAGGGCGACCAGCAGGCCGCCGTGCTGCGGGCCAACGGCCAGGCTCAGGCGATCGATCAGGTGTTCCAGGCCGTCCACCGCAACGACCCGGATCCCAAGCTCCTCGCCTACCAGTACCTCCAGGCGCTGCCACAGATCGCCGCAGGTTCGGGAAGCACCTTCGTGATCATCCCAGGCGAGGTCACCGCCGCTCTGCAAGCTGTCACGAAGGCCTTCACTGCGTCGGTGCCGCAGCAACGGACCGCCGAGCCCGCGACCGCCCAACCGAGCGTGGATCAGCGCACCTGA